The Meiothermus sp. region TGGGTATCTCCAAGGTGGCGGTGCACCGCCACCTAGAAGACCTCGAGCGCGAAGGCTTGGTGCGGGCCCGCCTGGAGAAAAACCAGGGTCGAGGCCGTCCCAAGCAGGTGTATCAGGCTGTGGACGAGCAGGCTCCCTATGTTCGCATGTGCGACGAGGTGCTCACCCACCTTAAGGAGCTATTTGGTGAAGGGTTGGTGCTGGAGGTACTAAACCAACGCAACAACAAGCTATTGCAGGAACTGGCTCCGCATTTGGAAGGCCTAAACCTGGAGCAAAAAATTTACCGCCTGGCCGAGTTTCTCACCGAGCGAGGCTACCAGGCCAGCTTCTACTTCGAAAACGGGGCCTGGTATCTAGAGCAGGCCCGCTGCCCCAAACTGGCCCTCTCGATGGAGCACGGCGAGTTCTGCCAGACCGAGCTCGAGCTGTACAGGAGGCTCCTGGGTGTTCCGATAGTACGCGAAGAGCGCATCGCAGCCGGGGGCGATTGCTGCCGTTACCGCATCGATGCAACAGGGACTCCAAACGCAGGCTAAAAGAAACCTGTACAATGCCGGGGATGCGCGAGCAGCTCATCGCTAGCTTCCAGCACGCCCTGGCCCAAACCCACCCAGCCCGTCTCACCGCCCAACACCTACCCGAAGAAGCCCCGGCGCTCATGGTGGCGGTGGGCAAAGCCGCCATGAGCATGCTCGAGGCCGCCCTAGAGCGATTCCCGCAGGTGCCTTTTATAGCGGTGCCCAAAGCCGAGGCGGAACGAGCTTGGCCCCGTTTTTCCAATGGGCTCATTCTGCCCGCCAGCCACCCGGTGCCCGATGAGCAGAGCGTGCAGGCCGGGCAGGCCATCTTGCAAGCGGTCTCGAGGCTACAGCCGGACGATTTACTGCTCCTGCTGGTCTCGGGGGGTGGCAGTGCCTTGATGTGTGCGCCGTGGGGCATAGACCTGCCTACTAAGCAAGCCCTGACCCAGGCCCTGCTGCGTTCCGGGGCCGATATTCAGGAGATGAACGCGGTGCGCAAACACGTTTCGGCCCTCAAGGGCGGGCGGCTGGCCGCCGCGACCCCGGCCCGCATTCTGGCGCTGTACCTGTCCGACGTGCCGGGCGACGACCTATCGGTGATCGCCTCGGGGCCTACTGTGCCGGACGAGAGCACCTTTGCCGATGCCCTGGAGGTGCTGGACAAGTACGGTCTGGACTTCCCCCAGGTGCGCGTCCACCTGAGCCGAGGGGTACAGGGTGCCCTGCCCGAGTCGCCTAAGCCGGGAGATTCCCTTTTTGCGCGGGTCGAAAACCGCCTGATTGGCAGTAACCAGGGGCTGCTCGAGTCCGCCCAAAACTACTGGCGGGCCCAGGGCTATCCGGCGGTCATTCTCTCCGACCGCTTCCAGGGCGAGGCCCGCGAGCTGGCCCGCTTTCATGCCAGCCTTGTGCAGAGCATCCGCGCTCATGGGCAGCCCTTCTCGGCGCCCGTCGTTTTGCTCTCGGGGGGCGAGGCCAGCGTCACGGTGCGCGGCCCGGGAAAGGGGGGGCGCAACCAGGAGTTTCTGGCCTGGCTGGGCTTTTATCTGGGCCGGGAGGGGCTCTGGGCCTTAGCTGCCGACTCCGACGGGATTGACGGCAATACCCTCGCCGCGGGCGCTATCTGGCAGCCGGACACCTGGCAAAGGGCAAAGGAGCAGGGGCTCGAGCTCAAAGCCTTTTTGGGGCAGAACGACTCGCACGGCTTTTTTGCCGCTATGGGTGACCTGCTCGTTACAGGTGAAACCGCCAACAACCTCAACGATTTCCGGGTGCTGGTGGAAGGCTAGAGCCGAGATAGGTAAACGTATTTGTTCGTTCTTAGCGGCAATTCACCTACATTTTGGAGTCAAACAGTAAACTACAGCTTGTGTATGCCCTTTCCCAGGCCTTGCGTTCGTTGCGCCAACACCTGACCAGCACGCTGGCTACCTTTTTTACCGCCCTGGTATCGTTTTCGCTGTTGTTTTTGCTGGGATTGGTGCTATGGAACCTGGATCGGGTGGTGGCCTCCCTCGAGCGCGAACTAGAAGTGGCCGCTTTTCTCAAGCCGGGGGCCCAGGCCACCGCCATCCTGAACGAGATCAAGACCTGGCCTGAGGTGAGCGAGGCCAAGCTACAAACCAAGGAAGAGGCCCTGGCCATCCTTCAGCTCGACTACCCCTACCTGGCCCAGGCCCGGGAGTTCATCCAGAACCCTCTCCCCGACACCATCCGACTCAAACTGGCTGACCCCCAGGCCGTGCGCGAGGTGGGGCGGCGGGTGGCTCGGATGGAAGGGGTGGACGGTGTGGAGTACGGCGGCGCCCTCACCGAGCAACTGGTGCGGGTGCTGGCGGGCTTGCGGGTGGCGGTCAATATCCTGATTGTGTTGCTGCTTCTGGACACCCTCTTTAGCGTGATGGGCACTATCCGGCTCTCCATCGAAAACCGCCGCGAGGAGCTGCGGGTGATGCAGCTGGTGGGGGCCACCCGGCGCTTTATCCAGGGGCCGTTTGTGGCCGAGGGTACCCTGCTCACCCTGGCCGCCGGCCTGGTGGCGTTGGGGCTGGGGGTTCTGTCGTATCGCTTTTTAGCTGAGGCGCTGCAAAACCTGCTGCCCTTCGTGCCGGTGCTGGCCGGAAGCGACCTGGCCAGGGCCGCGCTGGCCATGCTGGTGCTGGCGGTGTTGCTGGGGGCCACCGGGGCCTACCTGGCCAGCCGGGCCAACCTGCGGGAGGCGGACTTATGAGGCAGGGGTCAGGGGTCAGGGGTCAGGGGTCGAAAAAGGGCAGCAGGCAACAGGTGTCGGGCTTTTACAGCCGTCTCAGACCTATCGCACGAACTTTTTGGCTTACCACCGCTCTGCTCGCTTTCGGCTTTCAGCCCTGGGCCTTGGGCCAGCCCAACCTGAGCGAGCTTCAGCAGCAGGCCGAGCAAAACCGGCGGTTGCAGCAGCTCCAGCAGCAGCGCATTGCCCAGCTCAACCGCGACCTGGCCAACCTCGATGCCGCGACCCGGCAGCAACTAGCCGAGTTGCGCCGCCTCGAGGCCGAGATCACCCGCCTCGAGCGTGAACGGGCCGAACTCACCCGGCAAATTGACCTGCTGGAAAGCCAAAAGAAACAGGCCGAGGCCCGCATCGCCCGCCTGCAAAAGGAGCTCGAGGGCCTGCGCGAGCGGCTTTCGGCCTTGCTGCAAAGCCTGCACCGCGAACGGGCCGGGCGCTATCTGCCCCTTTTGCGGGCCGAGTCCTTCACCGATTTGTCGGTACGCAGCAAGTGGGTAGGGGTGCTGGGGCAGCACCAGACCGACCTGATGGAACGCATCAAGAACACCGTGCGCCAGCTCGAGGAGGAGCGCATACGGCTCGGGCTGCTGGTCGATACCCTGACCGAGCGCCGGGCCGAACGGCAGCAGCGCATCGCCGCCCTGGCGCAAAACCGCCAGACCGTGCAACTGACCGTGGCCAACCTGCGCCAGCAGCAGGCCGGGCGGCAGGTTTTGCTGCGCGAGACCCTGCAAGCCCAGGCCCAGCTCCGGGCCGAGCTACAGGTGTTGCAGGGCCGCATTGCCGCCGAGTTGCGCCGCATTGCCGAGGAGCGCCGCAAAGCCGAGGAGGAACGCCGCCGCCGTGAGGCCGAGGAGCGCCGCCAGCGCGAGCGGGAGCTACAGGCCCGCCGCCAGCGCGAGGAGGCCGCCCGCCGCGAGCGCGAGACCGTGCGCGAGCTGCCCGCGGTTCCCCGCGAGGTGGTGGGGGCCTTGCAGTTTCCGGTGCGCGGGGGCCGGGTGGCCGAACCGTATGGGTTCCAGGGCAACGACTGGCAGACCCTCCAGGGCGCCGAGGCTTCCAGCCCCATTGTGGCCGCCGCGGATGGGGTGGTGATCGATAGCCTGTTTATTGCCAACCTGGGCTATACCCTGACCATCCGCCACTCCGACCAGATTGCTACGCAGTATGTGAATGTGCTCGAGCCCCGGGTCTCGGTGGGTCAGCGGGTGGGGCAGGGCCAGGTGATTGGTTTCACCGGTGG contains the following coding sequences:
- a CDS encoding metalloregulator ArsR/SmtB family transcription factor, yielding MALGMGETKLRILETLRSRSSCAGALAQTLGISKVAVHRHLEDLEREGLVRARLEKNQGRGRPKQVYQAVDEQAPYVRMCDEVLTHLKELFGEGLVLEVLNQRNNKLLQELAPHLEGLNLEQKIYRLAEFLTERGYQASFYFENGAWYLEQARCPKLALSMEHGEFCQTELELYRRLLGVPIVREERIAAGGDCCRYRIDATGTPNAG
- a CDS encoding glycerate kinase → MREQLIASFQHALAQTHPARLTAQHLPEEAPALMVAVGKAAMSMLEAALERFPQVPFIAVPKAEAERAWPRFSNGLILPASHPVPDEQSVQAGQAILQAVSRLQPDDLLLLLVSGGGSALMCAPWGIDLPTKQALTQALLRSGADIQEMNAVRKHVSALKGGRLAAATPARILALYLSDVPGDDLSVIASGPTVPDESTFADALEVLDKYGLDFPQVRVHLSRGVQGALPESPKPGDSLFARVENRLIGSNQGLLESAQNYWRAQGYPAVILSDRFQGEARELARFHASLVQSIRAHGQPFSAPVVLLSGGEASVTVRGPGKGGRNQEFLAWLGFYLGREGLWALAADSDGIDGNTLAAGAIWQPDTWQRAKEQGLELKAFLGQNDSHGFFAAMGDLLVTGETANNLNDFRVLVEG
- a CDS encoding ABC transporter permease, whose protein sequence is MYALSQALRSLRQHLTSTLATFFTALVSFSLLFLLGLVLWNLDRVVASLERELEVAAFLKPGAQATAILNEIKTWPEVSEAKLQTKEEALAILQLDYPYLAQAREFIQNPLPDTIRLKLADPQAVREVGRRVARMEGVDGVEYGGALTEQLVRVLAGLRVAVNILIVLLLLDTLFSVMGTIRLSIENRREELRVMQLVGATRRFIQGPFVAEGTLLTLAAGLVALGLGVLSYRFLAEALQNLLPFVPVLAGSDLARAALAMLVLAVLLGATGAYLASRANLREADL
- a CDS encoding murein hydrolase activator EnvC — its product is MSGFYSRLRPIARTFWLTTALLAFGFQPWALGQPNLSELQQQAEQNRRLQQLQQQRIAQLNRDLANLDAATRQQLAELRRLEAEITRLERERAELTRQIDLLESQKKQAEARIARLQKELEGLRERLSALLQSLHRERAGRYLPLLRAESFTDLSVRSKWVGVLGQHQTDLMERIKNTVRQLEEERIRLGLLVDTLTERRAERQQRIAALAQNRQTVQLTVANLRQQQAGRQVLLRETLQAQAQLRAELQVLQGRIAAELRRIAEERRKAEEERRRREAEERRQRERELQARRQREEAARRERETVRELPAVPREVVGALQFPVRGGRVAEPYGFQGNDWQTLQGAEASSPIVAAADGVVIDSLFIANLGYTLTIRHSDQIATQYVNVLEPRVSVGQRVGQGQVIGFTGGGVLIPSDQMWFRVIVIDNNGNFRYVDPSRYY